A genomic stretch from Microtus pennsylvanicus isolate mMicPen1 chromosome 9, mMicPen1.hap1, whole genome shotgun sequence includes:
- the LOC142856921 gene encoding putative lysozyme C-2 yields MKSLLNLLFLLFFAIIHSKVYKPCEFTRTMKRSEMDGYRGFNLENWMCLAQHESSFNTGVVTYHRGHQSTSYGIFQINSRHWCNDGKTPKAVNACGIPCSVLLQDDITEAITCAKKVVSDLEGIRAWRAWRAKCENRDVIEYLQNCRV; encoded by the exons ATGAAGTCTCTTCTTAACCTGCTGTTCCTCCTGTTTTTTGCCATCATCCACTCCAAGGTCTATAAGCCCTGTGAGTTCACCAGAACTATGAAAAGAAGTGAAATGGATGGCTATAGGGGATTCAACCTGGAAAACT ggaTGTGTTTGGCTCAACATGAGAGTAGCTTTAACACAGGAGTTGTAACCTACCACCGTGGACACCAAAGCACCAGTTATGGGATATTTCAGATCAATAGCCGACACTGGTGTAATGACGGCAAAACTCCCAAAGCAGTGAATGCCTGTGGGATACCCTGCAGTG TTTTGCTCCAGGATGACATCACTGAAGCCATAACATGTGCAAAGAAGGTCGTGAGTGATTTAGAAGGCATCAGAGCATG GAGGGCATGGAGAGCCAAATGTGAAAACCGAGATGTCATCGAGTATCTTCAGAACTGCAGAGTCTAA